Proteins from a single region of Neomonachus schauinslandi chromosome 10, ASM220157v2, whole genome shotgun sequence:
- the LOC110590414 gene encoding 60S ribosomal protein L12-like — protein MLPKIFSPNEIKIIYLRCASGEVGAMSALAPKIGPVGLSPKMISDDIAKGTRDRKGLRITVKLTIQNRQAQIEVVPSASALIIKVLKKPPKDRKKQENIKHSGNTTFDEIINIAWQMQH, from the coding sequence ATGCTGCCTAAAATTTTTAGCCCCAACGAGATCAAAATCATATACCTGAGGTGTGCAAGTGGGGAAGTTGGTGCCATGTCTGCCTTGGCCCCGAAGATCGGCCCAGTGGGTCTGTCTCCAAAAATGATCAGTGATGACATCGCCAAGGGAACCAGAGATAGGAAGGGTCTGAGGATTACAGTGAAACTGACCATTCAGAACAGACAGGCCCAGATTGAAGTggtaccttctgcctctgccctgattaTCAAAGTCCTCAAGAAACCaccaaaagacagaaagaagcaggaaaacattAAGCACAGTGGAAATACCACTTTTGATGAGATCATCAATATTGCCTGGCAGATGCAGCACTGA
- the ERLEC1 gene encoding endoplasmic reticulum lectin 1 isoform X2 — protein sequence MGRGGCGGGWRNRQRRMEEGGGGARSLVPGGPVLLVLCGLLEASGGGRALPQLSDDIPFRVNWPGTEFSLPTTGVLYKEDNYVIMTTTHKEKYKCILPLVTSGDEEEEKDYKGPNPRELLEPLFKQSSCSYRIESYWTYEVCHGKHIRQYHEEKESGQKVNIHEYYLGNMLAKNLLSEKDEEADENEKSKEIPTKNIEGQMTPYYPVGMGNGTPCSLKQNRPRSSTVMYICHPESKHEILSVAEVTTCEYEVVILTPLLCNHPKYRFRASPVNDIFCQSLPGSPFKPLTLRQLEQQEEILRVPFRRNKEEELQSTKEERFPAIHKPIAVGSQPMLTVGTTHISKLTDDQLIKEFLSGSYCFHGGVGWWKYEFCYGKHVHQYHEDKDSGKTSVVVGTWNQEEHIEWAKKNTARAYHLQDDGTQSVRMVSHFYGNGDICDITDKPRQVTVKLKCKESDSPHAVTVYMLEPHSCQYILGNQLLPREPLCAITSHLKEHPQRTQQNAKRND from the exons atGGGCAGAGGAGGTTGTGGCGGTGGCTGGAGAAATCGGCAGcggaggatggaggaaggaggaggcggCGCGCGTAGTCTGGTCCCAGGCGGGCCGGTGTTATTGGTCCTCTGCGGCCTCCTAGAGGCGTCCGGTGGCGGCCGAGCGCTCCCCCAGCTCAGCGATGACATCCCTTTCCGAGTCAACTGGCCCGGCACCGAGTTCTCTCTG cCTACAACTGGAGTTTTGTATAAAGAAGATAATTATGTCATCATGACAActacacataaagaaaaatataaatgcattctGCCCCTTGTGACAAGTGGGGATGAG gaagaagaaaaggattaTAAAGGCCCTAATCCAAGAGAGCTATTGGAGCCACTATTTAAACAAAGCAGTTGTTCCTACAGA ATTGAGTCTTACTGGACTTATGAAGTATGTCACGGAAAACACATTCGACAATAccatgaagagaaagaaagtggtcag AAAGTAAATATTCACGAGTACTACCTTGGGAATATGTTGGCTAAGAACCTTCTATCTGAAAAAG ATGAAGAGGCAGATGAAAACGAAAAATCAAAAGAG attcccaCTAAAAATATCGAAGGTCAGATGACACCCTACTATCCTGTGGGAATGGGAAATGGTACACCTTGTAGTTTGAAACAGAACCGGCCCAGATCAAGTACGGTGATGTACATATGTCATCCTGAATCTAAGCATGAAATTCTTTCAGTAGCTGAAGTTACAACTTGTGAATATGAAGTTGTCATTTTGACACCACTCTTGTGCAATCATCCTAAATATAG ATTCAGAGCGTCCCCTGTGAATGACATATTTTGCCAGTCACTGCCAGGATCACCATTTAAACCCCTCACCCTGAGGCAATTGGAACAGCAGGAAGAAATACTAAGGGTGCCTTTCAGGAGAAATAAAGAG GAAGAGTTGCAATCAACTAAAGAAGAGAGATTTCCAGCAATCCACAAACCCATTGCTGTTGGTTCTCAGCCTATGCTCACTGTTGGAACAACCCACATATCCAAATTGACAGATGACCAACTCATAAAAGAGTTCCTTAGTGGTTCTTACTGCTTTCATGGG GGCGTTGGTTGGTGGAAATACGAATTCTGCTACGGCAAACATGTACATCAATATCATGAG GACAAAGATAGTGGGAAGACCTCTGTGGTTGTGGGTACATGGAACCAAGAAGAGCATATTGAATGGGCTAAGAAGAATACTGCTAGAGCCTATCACCTTCAAGATGATGGTACCCAGTCAGTCAG GATGGTGTCACATTTTTATGGGAATGGAGATATTTGTGATATAACTGACAAACCAAGACAGGTCACTGTGAAACTAAA GTGTAAAGAATCAGATTCTCCTCATGCTGTTACTGTATATATGCTAGAGCCTCACTCCTGTCAGTATATCCTTGGg AATCAGCTTTTGCCCCgtgaacctctctgtgccatcACCTCCCACCTGAAGGAACACCCCCAAAGGACTCAGCAAAATGCTAAGCGAAATGATTGA
- the ERLEC1 gene encoding endoplasmic reticulum lectin 1 isoform X3: MGRGGCGGGWRNRQRRMEEGGGGARSLVPGGPVLLVLCGLLEASGGGRALPQLSDDIPFRVNWPGTEFSLPTTGVLYKEDNYVIMTTTHKEKYKCILPLVTSGDEEEEKDYKGPNPRELLEPLFKQSSCSYRIESYWTYEVCHGKHIRQYHEEKESGQKVNIHEYYLGNMLAKNLLSEKDEEADENEKSKEIPTKNIEGQMTPYYPVGMGNGTPCSLKQNRPRSSTVMYICHPESKHEILSVAEVTTCEYEVVILTPLLCNHPKYRFRASPVNDIFCQSLPGSPFKPLTLRQLEQQEEILRVPFRRNKEEELQSTKEERFPAIHKPIAVGSQPMLTVGTTHISKLTDDQLIKEFLSGSYCFHGGVGWWKYEFCYGKHVHQYHEDKDSGKTSVVVGTWNQEEHIEWAKKNTARAYHLQDDGTQSVRCKESDSPHAVTVYMLEPHSCQYILGVESPVICKILDTADENGLLSLPN, encoded by the exons atGGGCAGAGGAGGTTGTGGCGGTGGCTGGAGAAATCGGCAGcggaggatggaggaaggaggaggcggCGCGCGTAGTCTGGTCCCAGGCGGGCCGGTGTTATTGGTCCTCTGCGGCCTCCTAGAGGCGTCCGGTGGCGGCCGAGCGCTCCCCCAGCTCAGCGATGACATCCCTTTCCGAGTCAACTGGCCCGGCACCGAGTTCTCTCTG cCTACAACTGGAGTTTTGTATAAAGAAGATAATTATGTCATCATGACAActacacataaagaaaaatataaatgcattctGCCCCTTGTGACAAGTGGGGATGAG gaagaagaaaaggattaTAAAGGCCCTAATCCAAGAGAGCTATTGGAGCCACTATTTAAACAAAGCAGTTGTTCCTACAGA ATTGAGTCTTACTGGACTTATGAAGTATGTCACGGAAAACACATTCGACAATAccatgaagagaaagaaagtggtcag AAAGTAAATATTCACGAGTACTACCTTGGGAATATGTTGGCTAAGAACCTTCTATCTGAAAAAG ATGAAGAGGCAGATGAAAACGAAAAATCAAAAGAG attcccaCTAAAAATATCGAAGGTCAGATGACACCCTACTATCCTGTGGGAATGGGAAATGGTACACCTTGTAGTTTGAAACAGAACCGGCCCAGATCAAGTACGGTGATGTACATATGTCATCCTGAATCTAAGCATGAAATTCTTTCAGTAGCTGAAGTTACAACTTGTGAATATGAAGTTGTCATTTTGACACCACTCTTGTGCAATCATCCTAAATATAG ATTCAGAGCGTCCCCTGTGAATGACATATTTTGCCAGTCACTGCCAGGATCACCATTTAAACCCCTCACCCTGAGGCAATTGGAACAGCAGGAAGAAATACTAAGGGTGCCTTTCAGGAGAAATAAAGAG GAAGAGTTGCAATCAACTAAAGAAGAGAGATTTCCAGCAATCCACAAACCCATTGCTGTTGGTTCTCAGCCTATGCTCACTGTTGGAACAACCCACATATCCAAATTGACAGATGACCAACTCATAAAAGAGTTCCTTAGTGGTTCTTACTGCTTTCATGGG GGCGTTGGTTGGTGGAAATACGAATTCTGCTACGGCAAACATGTACATCAATATCATGAG GACAAAGATAGTGGGAAGACCTCTGTGGTTGTGGGTACATGGAACCAAGAAGAGCATATTGAATGGGCTAAGAAGAATACTGCTAGAGCCTATCACCTTCAAGATGATGGTACCCAGTCAGTCAG GTGTAAAGAATCAGATTCTCCTCATGCTGTTACTGTATATATGCTAGAGCCTCACTCCTGTCAGTATATCCTTGGg gTTGAATCTCCAGTGATCTGTAAAATCTTAGATACAGCAGATGAAAATGGACTTCTTTCTCTCCCCAACTAA
- the ERLEC1 gene encoding endoplasmic reticulum lectin 1 isoform X1, whose protein sequence is MGRGGCGGGWRNRQRRMEEGGGGARSLVPGGPVLLVLCGLLEASGGGRALPQLSDDIPFRVNWPGTEFSLPTTGVLYKEDNYVIMTTTHKEKYKCILPLVTSGDEEEEKDYKGPNPRELLEPLFKQSSCSYRIESYWTYEVCHGKHIRQYHEEKESGQKVNIHEYYLGNMLAKNLLSEKDEEADENEKSKEIPTKNIEGQMTPYYPVGMGNGTPCSLKQNRPRSSTVMYICHPESKHEILSVAEVTTCEYEVVILTPLLCNHPKYRFRASPVNDIFCQSLPGSPFKPLTLRQLEQQEEILRVPFRRNKEEELQSTKEERFPAIHKPIAVGSQPMLTVGTTHISKLTDDQLIKEFLSGSYCFHGGVGWWKYEFCYGKHVHQYHEDKDSGKTSVVVGTWNQEEHIEWAKKNTARAYHLQDDGTQSVRMVSHFYGNGDICDITDKPRQVTVKLKCKESDSPHAVTVYMLEPHSCQYILGVESPVICKILDTADENGLLSLPN, encoded by the exons atGGGCAGAGGAGGTTGTGGCGGTGGCTGGAGAAATCGGCAGcggaggatggaggaaggaggaggcggCGCGCGTAGTCTGGTCCCAGGCGGGCCGGTGTTATTGGTCCTCTGCGGCCTCCTAGAGGCGTCCGGTGGCGGCCGAGCGCTCCCCCAGCTCAGCGATGACATCCCTTTCCGAGTCAACTGGCCCGGCACCGAGTTCTCTCTG cCTACAACTGGAGTTTTGTATAAAGAAGATAATTATGTCATCATGACAActacacataaagaaaaatataaatgcattctGCCCCTTGTGACAAGTGGGGATGAG gaagaagaaaaggattaTAAAGGCCCTAATCCAAGAGAGCTATTGGAGCCACTATTTAAACAAAGCAGTTGTTCCTACAGA ATTGAGTCTTACTGGACTTATGAAGTATGTCACGGAAAACACATTCGACAATAccatgaagagaaagaaagtggtcag AAAGTAAATATTCACGAGTACTACCTTGGGAATATGTTGGCTAAGAACCTTCTATCTGAAAAAG ATGAAGAGGCAGATGAAAACGAAAAATCAAAAGAG attcccaCTAAAAATATCGAAGGTCAGATGACACCCTACTATCCTGTGGGAATGGGAAATGGTACACCTTGTAGTTTGAAACAGAACCGGCCCAGATCAAGTACGGTGATGTACATATGTCATCCTGAATCTAAGCATGAAATTCTTTCAGTAGCTGAAGTTACAACTTGTGAATATGAAGTTGTCATTTTGACACCACTCTTGTGCAATCATCCTAAATATAG ATTCAGAGCGTCCCCTGTGAATGACATATTTTGCCAGTCACTGCCAGGATCACCATTTAAACCCCTCACCCTGAGGCAATTGGAACAGCAGGAAGAAATACTAAGGGTGCCTTTCAGGAGAAATAAAGAG GAAGAGTTGCAATCAACTAAAGAAGAGAGATTTCCAGCAATCCACAAACCCATTGCTGTTGGTTCTCAGCCTATGCTCACTGTTGGAACAACCCACATATCCAAATTGACAGATGACCAACTCATAAAAGAGTTCCTTAGTGGTTCTTACTGCTTTCATGGG GGCGTTGGTTGGTGGAAATACGAATTCTGCTACGGCAAACATGTACATCAATATCATGAG GACAAAGATAGTGGGAAGACCTCTGTGGTTGTGGGTACATGGAACCAAGAAGAGCATATTGAATGGGCTAAGAAGAATACTGCTAGAGCCTATCACCTTCAAGATGATGGTACCCAGTCAGTCAG GATGGTGTCACATTTTTATGGGAATGGAGATATTTGTGATATAACTGACAAACCAAGACAGGTCACTGTGAAACTAAA GTGTAAAGAATCAGATTCTCCTCATGCTGTTACTGTATATATGCTAGAGCCTCACTCCTGTCAGTATATCCTTGGg gTTGAATCTCCAGTGATCTGTAAAATCTTAGATACAGCAGATGAAAATGGACTTCTTTCTCTCCCCAACTAA
- the ERLEC1 gene encoding endoplasmic reticulum lectin 1 isoform X4, with amino-acid sequence MGRGGCGGGWRNRQRRMEEGGGGARSLVPGGPVLLVLCGLLEASGGGRALPQLSDDIPFRVNWPGTEFSLPTTGVLYKEDNYVIMTTTHKEKYKCILPLVTSGDEEEEKDYKGPNPRELLEPLFKQSSCSYRIESYWTYEVCHGKHIRQYHEEKESGQKVNIHEYYLGNMLAKNLLSEKDEEADENEKSKEIPTKNIEGQMTPYYPVGMGNGTPCSLKQNRPRSSTVMYICHPESKHEILSVAEVTTCEYEVVILTPLLCNHPKYRFRASPVNDIFCQSLPGSPFKPLTLRQLEQQEEILRVPFRRNKEGVGWWKYEFCYGKHVHQYHEDKDSGKTSVVVGTWNQEEHIEWAKKNTARAYHLQDDGTQSVRMVSHFYGNGDICDITDKPRQVTVKLKCKESDSPHAVTVYMLEPHSCQYILGVESPVICKILDTADENGLLSLPN; translated from the exons atGGGCAGAGGAGGTTGTGGCGGTGGCTGGAGAAATCGGCAGcggaggatggaggaaggaggaggcggCGCGCGTAGTCTGGTCCCAGGCGGGCCGGTGTTATTGGTCCTCTGCGGCCTCCTAGAGGCGTCCGGTGGCGGCCGAGCGCTCCCCCAGCTCAGCGATGACATCCCTTTCCGAGTCAACTGGCCCGGCACCGAGTTCTCTCTG cCTACAACTGGAGTTTTGTATAAAGAAGATAATTATGTCATCATGACAActacacataaagaaaaatataaatgcattctGCCCCTTGTGACAAGTGGGGATGAG gaagaagaaaaggattaTAAAGGCCCTAATCCAAGAGAGCTATTGGAGCCACTATTTAAACAAAGCAGTTGTTCCTACAGA ATTGAGTCTTACTGGACTTATGAAGTATGTCACGGAAAACACATTCGACAATAccatgaagagaaagaaagtggtcag AAAGTAAATATTCACGAGTACTACCTTGGGAATATGTTGGCTAAGAACCTTCTATCTGAAAAAG ATGAAGAGGCAGATGAAAACGAAAAATCAAAAGAG attcccaCTAAAAATATCGAAGGTCAGATGACACCCTACTATCCTGTGGGAATGGGAAATGGTACACCTTGTAGTTTGAAACAGAACCGGCCCAGATCAAGTACGGTGATGTACATATGTCATCCTGAATCTAAGCATGAAATTCTTTCAGTAGCTGAAGTTACAACTTGTGAATATGAAGTTGTCATTTTGACACCACTCTTGTGCAATCATCCTAAATATAG ATTCAGAGCGTCCCCTGTGAATGACATATTTTGCCAGTCACTGCCAGGATCACCATTTAAACCCCTCACCCTGAGGCAATTGGAACAGCAGGAAGAAATACTAAGGGTGCCTTTCAGGAGAAATAAAGAG GGCGTTGGTTGGTGGAAATACGAATTCTGCTACGGCAAACATGTACATCAATATCATGAG GACAAAGATAGTGGGAAGACCTCTGTGGTTGTGGGTACATGGAACCAAGAAGAGCATATTGAATGGGCTAAGAAGAATACTGCTAGAGCCTATCACCTTCAAGATGATGGTACCCAGTCAGTCAG GATGGTGTCACATTTTTATGGGAATGGAGATATTTGTGATATAACTGACAAACCAAGACAGGTCACTGTGAAACTAAA GTGTAAAGAATCAGATTCTCCTCATGCTGTTACTGTATATATGCTAGAGCCTCACTCCTGTCAGTATATCCTTGGg gTTGAATCTCCAGTGATCTGTAAAATCTTAGATACAGCAGATGAAAATGGACTTCTTTCTCTCCCCAACTAA